From one Solanum lycopersicum chromosome 12, SLM_r2.1 genomic stretch:
- the LOC101252661 gene encoding oligouridylate-binding protein 1, which yields MMQQQRLKQQQGLMQQSLYHPGLIASPQIEPILSGNLPPGFDSTTCRSVYVGNISSQVTEQLLQEVFSSTGPLEGCKLIRKDKSSYGFVDYFDRQSAALAIVSLNGRQLFGQCIKVNWAYASAKREDTSNHFSIFVGDLSPEVTDSTLFACFSVYPSCSDARVMWDQKIGRSRGFGFVSFRDQQEAQSAIDDLNGKWLGSRQIRCNWAAKGAGASNDNRSSDAKSAVELTTGTSDDGQLKANEDAPENNPQYTTVYVGNLAPDVTTIDLHRYFHALGAGVIADVRIQRDRGFGFVRYSNHAEAARAIQLGNARILFGKPIKCSWGSKPTPPGSSTNPLPPPVIRQLPGISAMGLAMYERQVALARMTGMQTLMQHQGQRIGVASQVLYDGGIASPQPPVYY from the exons atGATGCAACAGCAAAGGCTGAAACAACAGCAAGGATTGATGCAACAATCCCTTTATCATCCTGGTCTCATAGCATCCCCTCAG ATAGAGCCCATCTTGAGTGGAAATCTGCCTCCTGGATTTGATTCAACTACTTGCAGGAGTGT GTATGTTGGAAACATCAGTTCTCAAGTCACGGAACAACTTCTTCAAGAGGTTTTCTCAAGTACCGGTCCCCTTGAGGGTTGTAAGCTTATAAGGAAGGACAAG TCGTCCTATGGGTTTGTGGATTATTTTGATCGCCAATCAGCTGCGCTTGCTATTGTGAGCCTCAATGGAAGGCAATT GTTTGGACAGTGTATAAAAGTTAACTGGGCTTATGCCAGTGCTAAAAGAGAGGACACATCAA ATCATTTTAGCATATTTGTTGGTGATCTTAGTCCGGAGGTTACAGATTCCACACTGTTTGCGTGCTTTTCAGTATACCCTAGCTGCTC AGATGCAAGAGTGATGTGGGATCAGAAAATAGGCCGGTCTAGAGGGTTTGGGTTTGTTTCCTTTCGTGATCAGCAG GAAGCCCAAAGTGCAATAGATGACTTGAATG GAAAGTGGCTTGGAAGCCGACAAATCCGCTGCAACTGGGCAGCAAAAGGTGCTGGAGCCAGTAATGACAACCGGAGTTCAGATGCTAAAAGTGCTGTTGAGTTGACAACTGGAACATCAG ATGATGGTCAACTGAAGGCCAACGAAGACGCTCCAGAAAATAATCCGCAGTACACAACTGTATATGTTGGCAACCTTGCTCCTGAT GTCACTACCATTGACCTCCATCGTTATTTTCATGCTCTTGGGGCTGGTGTTATTGCTGATGTCCGTATTCAGCGAGACAGAGGATTTGGCTTTGTACGATACAGCAATCATGCTGAAGCAGCTCGAGCAATTCAATTAGGAAATGCTCGAATCCTCTTTGGTAAACCTATTAAG TGCTCATGGGGAAGCAAGCCAACTCCACCAGGAAGCAGCACGAACCCTCTACCACCTCCTGTTATCAGACAACTCCCTGGTATTTCAGCCATGGGTCTTGCGATGTACGAGAGGCAGGTTGCTTTGGCTAGGATGACTGGTATGCAGACTCTCATGCAACACCAGGGACAGCGAATTGGCGTTGCTAGTCAGGTTCTGTATGATGGTGGCATTGCTTCCCCGCAGCCACCGGTATACTACTAG
- the LOC101253257 gene encoding ethylene-responsive transcription factor ERF017, whose amino-acid sequence MVKPNSKDTEFSQSSSSSLYRGVRKRKWGKWVSEIRLPNSRERIWLGSYDTPEKAAKAFDAALFCLRGKGANFNFPENPPEIRNGRTMTPSEIQSAAAQFANNTEPELIRVGPRENSDLSSSSSEIFRAESPSVSVSDRVESEKTEITLGNDFIDVYRVESRVESEKTEMSLDNGFVDMFSSLGTVNDMSDFGIFPGFDDLSGEFFIPPPSSPQPSPLQMPNLESLEEENYLNYDGFQSQGTSFLWNF is encoded by the coding sequence atggtGAAACCCAATTCGAAAGATACTGAATTTTCACagtcgtcatcgtcgtcgttGTATCGGGGAGTACGGAAGAGGAAATGGGGGAAATGGGTATCGGAAATTAGATTACCTAATAGTAGAGAAAGGATTTGGTTGGGTTCTTATGATACGCCGGAAAAAGCTGCTAAAGCATTTGACGCCGCACTTTTTTGTTTGCGGGGTAAAGGGGCTAATTTCAATTTCCCGGAAAATCCGCCGGAGATTAGGAACGGAAGGACGATGACTCCGTCGGAGATTCAATCGGCGGCGGCGCAGTTTGCGAATAATACAGAACCCGAACTTATCCGGGTCGGGCCAAGGGAGAATTCGGATCTTTCTTCTTCCTCATCGGAAATATTTCGAGCGGAATCACCGTCGGTGTCAGTTTCCGATAGAGTAGAAAGTGAAAAGACGGAAATAACCTTGGGTAACGATTTTATCGATGTGTATCGGGTGGAGTCTAGAGTGGAAAGTGAAAAGACGGAAATGTCCTTGGATAACGGATTTGTTGACATGTTTTCGTCGTTAGGAACGGTTAATGATATGTctgattttggaatttttccGGGGTTCGATGACTTATCGGGTGAATTTTTTATACCACCACCATCGTCACCACAACCATCACCACTGCAAATGCCTAATTTGGAATCATTAGAAGAAGAGAATTATTTGAACTATGATGGATTTCAATCACAGGGGACTTCATTTCTTTGGAATTTTTGA